One region of Wyeomyia smithii strain HCP4-BCI-WySm-NY-G18 chromosome 3, ASM2978416v1, whole genome shotgun sequence genomic DNA includes:
- the LOC129732283 gene encoding trypsin 3A1-like, which produces MHSNFMMHTNMVNLLVISFFAILALATAVSVSTRKIVGGFQVFITDVPYQISLQYSGKHICGGSIIATRWVLTAAHCTKYDAKFYTVRAGSTDCSTGGVVIAVQAVTSHPLYGQLGYDYDYSLLQLAGKLVYSRNVERIPLPSAGEIVADGSMCTVSGWGDTKNQAENSRLLRAVNVLSVNQQKCAAYYSSIGTITERMICAGYTAGGKDSCQGDSGGPLVTGGKLIGVVSWGEGCAAPNLPGVYARVAAVREWITEVSGV; this is translated from the exons ATGCATTCAAACTTTATGATGCACACGAATATGGTCAATCTTTTGGTGATCAGCTTTTTCGCCATTTTGGCGCTGGCCACTG CCGTTTCAGTTTCGACAAGAAAAATCGTCGGTGGATTTCAAGTCTTCATCACCGATGTTCCCTACCAGATTTCGTTACAATATTCTGGCAAACATATTTGTGGAGGATCTATTATCGCAACTCGATGGGTTCTGACTGCTGCTCATTGCACTAAATACGATGCTAAATTCTATACCGTACGAGCAGGTTCCACAGATTGCTCCACTGGTGGAGTTGTCATCGCAGTACAAGCCGTGACCTCGCATCCGCTGTACGGCCAGCTCGGCTATGATTATGACTATTCTCTACTGCAACTAGCTGGAAAGTTAGTATATTCCCGCAACGTTGAGAGAATTCCGTTACCAAGTGCAGGCGAAATTGTCGCGGATGGATCAATGTgcaccgtttccggttggggtGATACCAAAAACCAAGCAGAAAATTCGCGACTATTGCGTGCCGTAAACGTACTGTCGGTTAACCAACAGAAGTGTGCCGCCTATTATAGTTCTATAGGCACCATAACGGAACGAATGATCTGTGCTGGATACACAGCCGGTGGCAAGGACTCCTGCCAGGGAGACTCCGGGGGTCCACTGGTTACCGGCGGCAAATTGATCGGAGTGGTGTCCTGGGGTGAGGGATGCGCTGCACCAAACCTGCCCGGAGTATACGCACGGGTTGCGGCAGTTCGCGAATGGATTACCGAGGTTTCCGGTGTATGA